One genomic segment of Desulfocapsa sulfexigens DSM 10523 includes these proteins:
- the mutL gene encoding DNA mismatch repair endonuclease MutL encodes MSKIRVLPEQLANRIAAGEVVERPASVVKELIENSLDAGATRIEIEVEDGGTRLIRIIDNGEGMDEDDVLLCLERHGTSKILADADLEAINSLGFRGEAIPSISSVSRMTITSREQSADFGTTAVLNYGKLYKIHETGSARGTIVEIRNLFGNTPARRKFLRTKRTELGHIDEVVKNYALAAPQVAFILRIDTRQTLHLDHSQGLAQRLATVLHYSGSFIEIGYSEPGSSLPRLSGLLVPPDSPLTGSARIKILVNGRSVKDRMLTHGVAEGLRGFLMKGRNPAGLLHLHLDPADVDVNVHPTKQEVRFRRSRDIHQLIVQAIQQGMQGYQQTLKSSFFKSPAAAVSHPESSSKGKPYTAPSVVPLQTVIKTEEQIKTVIPETFPTVTTSTAEPLPQIERSTTTSLQNQSPRPTPLPQEPQGHGLKIIGQYDKLYIFCQSSDGLVVIDQHAAHERLLFEKLKKQFLKGNITRQTLLFPETIELSVVDTAKVEQYGQEIDKMGFTIREFGGNSYVISAVPALGNHLAPAELFFDILEQFGSPTGNQRKGSLLEDVLASMACKAAIKSGDALSLKEIEALLDSMARADLFSHCPHGRPVLKQFTETEIKKWFHRS; translated from the coding sequence ATGTCAAAAATTCGTGTCCTTCCTGAACAACTTGCCAATCGCATTGCTGCAGGTGAAGTGGTGGAACGCCCGGCTTCGGTTGTTAAAGAACTCATTGAAAACAGTCTGGATGCAGGTGCCACCAGAATTGAAATTGAAGTTGAGGATGGTGGGACACGACTGATCCGGATCATTGACAACGGTGAAGGCATGGATGAGGACGACGTCCTTCTCTGCCTGGAGCGCCATGGCACGTCAAAAATCCTCGCCGATGCTGATCTTGAGGCCATCAACTCCCTGGGCTTTCGCGGTGAAGCAATCCCTTCTATCTCTTCAGTCTCACGAATGACCATCACTTCAAGGGAACAATCTGCAGATTTTGGCACTACAGCCGTTCTGAATTACGGAAAGCTTTATAAAATCCACGAAACCGGATCTGCACGCGGAACCATCGTTGAAATAAGAAATTTGTTCGGAAACACTCCTGCCCGAAGAAAATTCCTCCGCACCAAACGTACTGAGCTGGGACACATTGATGAAGTTGTTAAAAATTACGCCCTTGCGGCACCTCAGGTTGCCTTTATCCTCCGAATTGACACCAGGCAGACACTGCATCTGGACCATAGCCAGGGCCTTGCCCAGCGTCTTGCCACCGTTTTGCACTACAGCGGCTCTTTTATCGAAATCGGCTACTCCGAACCCGGTAGTTCCCTGCCACGCCTCAGCGGTCTTCTGGTGCCACCCGACTCACCTCTGACCGGATCTGCCCGTATAAAAATACTGGTTAACGGGAGATCTGTTAAAGACAGGATGCTTACCCACGGCGTTGCTGAAGGATTACGCGGCTTTCTTATGAAAGGACGAAATCCCGCTGGCCTTCTCCACCTCCACCTTGACCCGGCCGACGTTGACGTTAACGTTCATCCAACCAAACAGGAAGTACGATTCAGACGAAGCAGAGACATACATCAGCTTATCGTCCAGGCCATTCAGCAGGGCATGCAGGGGTATCAACAAACCCTGAAGAGTTCTTTTTTCAAATCTCCAGCCGCTGCAGTATCCCACCCCGAATCATCCAGCAAAGGAAAGCCCTACACCGCCCCTTCTGTTGTGCCACTTCAGACGGTAATCAAAACAGAAGAGCAGATTAAAACAGTGATACCGGAGACCTTTCCGACTGTCACCACATCTACTGCAGAACCGCTCCCGCAAATAGAAAGATCAACGACAACATCACTGCAAAACCAGTCGCCAAGACCGACCCCTCTGCCACAGGAACCCCAGGGACACGGTCTGAAGATTATTGGCCAGTACGACAAACTCTATATTTTCTGCCAGTCAAGCGACGGCCTGGTTGTCATTGACCAGCATGCGGCACATGAACGTCTGCTTTTCGAAAAACTCAAAAAACAATTTCTCAAGGGAAATATCACCCGCCAGACTCTCCTCTTTCCGGAAACCATCGAACTCTCCGTGGTAGACACCGCCAAGGTTGAACAGTACGGTCAGGAGATTGACAAGATGGGATTTACAATACGTGAATTCGGCGGTAATTCCTATGTTATTTCTGCAGTCCCCGCCCTGGGAAATCATCTTGCCCCTGCTGAACTGTTTTTCGATATCCTGGAACAGTTCGGTAGCCCGACAGGCAATCAACGAAAGGGCTCACTCCTCGAAGATGTTCTTGCCTCAATGGCCTGCAAAGCTGCGATAAAATCGGGAGATGCACTCTCATTAAAAGAAATCGAGGCACTCCTTGACAGCATGGCGCGTGCCGATCTCTTTTCCCACTGTCCTCATGGGAGGCCTGTACTGAAGCAGTTCACGGAAACGGAAATAAAAAAATGGTTTCACCGCTCCTGA
- a CDS encoding 3D domain-containing protein, giving the protein MVSPLLMHFFQKKKTLFLLILLCMLCSACAKPPVSRLMETTAYCGCSKCCSWERGSWAYLKLDFWNRYVSAGKGAGRDYTGQTASGSYPNEPEEGFFSMDTIQRPWMIPTRLIFFPWYFLPEDGTIAADTRYYPFGTRMYVPGWGWGEVEDRGGAIKGPDRIDLYFDSHSDALLWGRRKLSVIIEKP; this is encoded by the coding sequence ATGGTTTCACCGCTCCTGATGCATTTTTTCCAGAAAAAAAAGACTCTCTTCCTCCTTATCCTTCTCTGCATGTTATGTAGTGCCTGCGCTAAACCACCCGTAAGCAGGTTAATGGAAACCACTGCCTATTGCGGCTGCTCAAAATGCTGTTCCTGGGAACGCGGATCCTGGGCCTACCTGAAGCTGGATTTCTGGAATCGGTACGTAAGTGCAGGAAAAGGAGCAGGAAGGGATTATACCGGACAGACAGCCAGCGGCTCCTATCCAAATGAGCCCGAAGAGGGCTTTTTCTCGATGGACACCATACAGCGACCATGGATGATCCCGACCCGACTGATTTTCTTTCCCTGGTATTTTCTCCCGGAAGATGGAACCATAGCAGCCGATACCAGGTATTATCCTTTCGGGACACGAATGTATGTTCCAGGCTGGGGCTGGGGGGAAGTAGAAGATCGCGGCGGAGCTATTAAAGGACCGGACCGAATTGATCTCTACTTTGATTCCCATTCGGACGCACTGCTGTGGGGACGACGCAAACTTTCAGTAATAATAGAGAAACCTTAA
- the trmFO gene encoding methylenetetrahydrofolate--tRNA-(uracil(54)-C(5))-methyltransferase (FADH(2)-oxidizing) TrmFO, with protein MKKQHIKIIGGGLAGCEAAWQAAQQGIAVHLYEMKPQKFSPAHSSSSLAELVCSNSLRSNSPTSAVGLLKEEMRIMGSLLIQVADETAVPAGQALAVNREDFATRVTEKITAHPLVTIHHEEQTELNPDSDTPIILATGPLTSEAMTESLVKLTGKERLAFYDAIAPIVSKESLNMDIIYSKSRWQDGPGDYLNCPFDKEEYLAFIDALGKGKTVPLKSFEDEKYFEGCLPIEVMRARGEETLRFGPMKPVGLRNPNTGQDPYAAVQLRMENREGTIYNLVGFQTKLTYPEQKRIFRMIPGMANADFVRLGSIHRNTFVCAPEVLEPDLQLKNAPNIYLAGQLSGVEGYVESIAMGMLAGLNAARSILEKVVIAPPPETALGALIGHLTRSDPKCFQPSNVNFGLFPSWEKKVPKKLRGEKRNEQSMTALHLWREQLGLTPS; from the coding sequence ATGAAAAAACAACATATAAAAATTATAGGGGGCGGACTCGCTGGATGTGAAGCCGCATGGCAGGCGGCACAGCAGGGAATTGCCGTTCATCTCTACGAAATGAAGCCACAGAAATTCAGTCCGGCGCACAGCTCATCATCCTTGGCGGAACTCGTCTGCAGCAATTCTCTCCGCTCCAACTCCCCAACGTCCGCTGTCGGATTACTGAAAGAGGAGATGCGAATCATGGGCTCTCTCCTCATTCAGGTTGCCGATGAAACTGCTGTTCCTGCTGGCCAGGCTCTTGCCGTAAACAGGGAGGATTTTGCTACCAGAGTAACGGAGAAAATCACTGCCCACCCTCTCGTCACCATCCATCACGAGGAGCAGACAGAACTCAATCCAGACTCTGACACTCCAATTATTTTAGCCACCGGCCCCCTAACCTCTGAAGCCATGACGGAATCATTGGTAAAACTCACAGGAAAAGAGCGTCTCGCCTTCTATGATGCCATTGCTCCCATTGTTTCCAAAGAATCACTCAACATGGACATTATTTACTCCAAATCCCGCTGGCAGGATGGCCCTGGAGATTACCTGAACTGTCCCTTTGACAAGGAAGAATACCTCGCTTTTATTGATGCACTGGGAAAGGGCAAGACGGTACCACTTAAGAGCTTCGAAGACGAGAAGTACTTCGAGGGTTGTCTGCCGATTGAAGTAATGCGGGCAAGGGGTGAGGAAACACTGCGTTTTGGGCCAATGAAGCCTGTGGGGTTGCGTAATCCCAACACTGGCCAGGACCCGTACGCGGCGGTTCAGTTACGCATGGAAAACAGGGAAGGAACTATATACAACCTGGTCGGCTTCCAGACAAAGCTCACCTATCCTGAACAAAAGCGTATTTTCAGAATGATCCCGGGGATGGCAAATGCTGACTTTGTCAGACTTGGGTCAATTCACCGTAACACTTTTGTCTGTGCTCCGGAAGTCCTGGAGCCAGACCTGCAGTTAAAGAATGCTCCAAATATCTATCTTGCAGGACAGCTCTCAGGTGTTGAGGGCTACGTTGAGTCAATTGCAATGGGTATGCTTGCTGGACTCAATGCAGCCAGATCCATTTTGGAAAAAGTCGTTATTGCGCCACCACCCGAAACAGCCCTTGGGGCTCTTATAGGTCATCTCACCCGGTCAGATCCGAAGTGTTTTCAACCGTCAAATGTCAATTTTGGTCTTTTCCCTTCCTGGGAAAAAAAAGTTCCGAAAAAGTTGCGCGGAGAAAAACGCAATGAACAGTCAATGACAGCGTTGCACCTGTGGCGGGAGCAACTTGGACTGACACCAAGCTAA
- a CDS encoding M48 family metallopeptidase, with product METNSWLLFILVILVGNYLLELFLSYLNIKALLNEVPKEFQDVFDREEYRKSQEYTRATSQFGLIESTVSTLFVLGFLLVGGFNSVDLFVRSFQLGSIVSGVVYIALLLLLSSLLSLPFSFYSTFVIEEQFGFNKTTIKTYCADILKALFLSVLLGVPVLYLILWFFETAGDLAWVYCWIGLTLISIVLQFLAPVLIMPLFNKFIPLEDGTLKEKVLAFAKSAAFNIQGIYTMDGSKRSTKLNAFFTGFGKFRKIVFYDTLLEKLDEDEVVAVLAHEMGHYKHRHIFKMMVISVCHTGLLFFLLSLFIGNEKLFAAFQMEHVSIYGALIIFSFIFSPLNLLLGILVNVLSRKHEYQADRYAADSPSRGAALVSGLKKLSVANLSNLTPHPAMVFFHYSHPPVLARIWKLRGKTENGDV from the coding sequence ATGGAAACGAATAGCTGGTTGCTCTTTATACTTGTAATCCTTGTCGGGAATTATCTTCTGGAACTGTTTTTGTCATACCTCAATATCAAGGCTTTGCTAAATGAGGTGCCGAAGGAGTTTCAGGATGTATTTGATAGAGAGGAATATCGTAAATCCCAGGAGTATACCAGGGCGACAAGCCAGTTTGGCCTGATAGAATCTACTGTCAGTACCCTGTTTGTACTTGGTTTCCTTTTGGTCGGAGGTTTTAATTCGGTTGATCTCTTTGTTCGTAGTTTTCAACTGGGATCAATTGTCAGCGGTGTCGTCTATATCGCTCTTCTCCTCTTGCTCAGTTCCCTGCTTTCTCTTCCTTTCAGTTTCTATTCAACCTTTGTTATTGAAGAACAATTTGGTTTCAATAAAACAACCATAAAGACATACTGTGCCGATATTCTAAAAGCACTTTTTCTCAGTGTGCTTCTTGGAGTGCCGGTTCTTTACCTAATCCTCTGGTTCTTTGAGACTGCTGGGGATCTTGCCTGGGTGTACTGCTGGATAGGACTGACACTGATCAGTATTGTTCTACAATTTCTTGCGCCTGTCCTGATTATGCCACTTTTTAATAAATTTATTCCCCTCGAAGATGGAACATTGAAGGAAAAGGTACTCGCGTTTGCCAAAAGTGCTGCATTTAACATCCAGGGAATCTACACCATGGATGGATCAAAAAGATCTACTAAACTCAACGCATTTTTCACTGGTTTTGGAAAATTCAGGAAAATCGTCTTTTACGACACCCTCCTTGAGAAACTTGATGAAGATGAAGTCGTTGCCGTTCTTGCCCATGAAATGGGACACTACAAACATCGACATATCTTCAAAATGATGGTGATTTCTGTTTGCCATACCGGCCTCCTCTTTTTCCTCCTTTCCCTTTTTATTGGCAATGAAAAGCTCTTTGCAGCTTTTCAGATGGAGCATGTCTCCATTTATGGTGCGTTGATTATTTTTTCCTTTATTTTTTCTCCACTGAATCTTCTTCTTGGAATTCTGGTGAATGTTCTTTCACGAAAACATGAGTATCAGGCAGATCGCTATGCTGCAGATTCTCCCAGCCGTGGCGCAGCACTGGTTAGCGGGCTGAAAAAGCTCTCTGTCGCCAATTTGTCAAATCTTACCCCCCATCCGGCGATGGTCTTCTTCCATTACAGCCATCCGCCGGTACTTGCAAGGATATGGAAACTCCGTGGAAAAACAGAAAATGGGGATGTGTAA
- a CDS encoding c-type heme family protein: MGIRSKFIIIITVLSLLATIAIGYTSYMLSRQSAIAEAKSKGEIIYNYIEASSTFFGKDQYPLIKDLIDDRDTFIPELMSRFVVNRMEYEIFQETLEGYIFKQATLDPLWPDNKANAQEEGVIQYFASNPQATEQQGVMDKDGKKYFYTAKPIKVDKAFCLTCHGDPADAPADQRDIYGTENGYNWKMDSTVGTSIIYISISKTLADAKQSAMKIFFVGIGCLLVTIICIWVFLDRSVVAPIIHLSDAAKDISIGKNLCDSIHTDSNDEIGGLANSIDRMRISVNKLLKRTCPDRKEQKK; the protein is encoded by the coding sequence ATGGGGATACGGTCAAAGTTTATTATCATTATCACAGTATTGAGTCTGTTGGCGACTATAGCCATTGGGTATACAAGCTATATGCTCAGTCGGCAGAGTGCCATTGCTGAAGCTAAAAGCAAAGGCGAGATTATTTATAATTATATTGAAGCCAGTTCCACGTTTTTTGGTAAAGACCAATACCCTCTCATTAAAGATCTTATAGACGATAGAGACACCTTTATACCAGAGCTCATGTCCAGGTTTGTTGTCAATCGTATGGAATATGAGATTTTTCAGGAAACACTGGAAGGATATATTTTCAAACAGGCAACTCTCGATCCTCTCTGGCCAGATAATAAAGCCAATGCGCAAGAGGAGGGTGTTATTCAGTACTTTGCCTCCAATCCTCAAGCAACCGAGCAGCAAGGTGTCATGGATAAGGACGGTAAAAAGTATTTTTATACAGCAAAGCCCATTAAGGTCGATAAGGCGTTTTGTTTGACCTGTCATGGTGACCCTGCCGATGCCCCTGCTGATCAGCGTGATATTTATGGTACTGAGAATGGCTACAACTGGAAGATGGACTCTACCGTTGGAACATCCATCATTTATATTTCCATTTCAAAGACGCTTGCAGATGCCAAGCAGTCTGCTATGAAGATCTTCTTTGTCGGTATTGGCTGTCTGCTGGTAACAATTATCTGTATATGGGTTTTTCTTGATAGATCGGTTGTGGCGCCTATTATCCACCTGTCAGATGCAGCCAAGGATATCAGTATTGGTAAAAATCTTTGTGATTCTATTCATACCGATTCAAACGATGAGATAGGTGGACTTGCTAATTCCATTGACCGGATGCGGATCAGTGTCAACAAGTTGCTGAAACGTACCTGTCCAGATCGTAAGGAACAGAAGAAATAA
- a CDS encoding DUF3373 family protein yields MIKRYTMIGLAGAVLSAQVFTGTAFAGQTALSQEELINEINMLKNIVLDLNERLAGAEEMLQMSLEMKEQQDAQVADVVEVVDELDERLGDAEKHTALDRVTMGVELQTQLNSIHMDVATMPAASQIMIGQMAVAGSQFSSAEMAQIQQMMKQQGTEKQSIDNDALFTSRIRLDLKAKPANSLSFVGRLSAAKVFGDSTGVKWYNGGPNAVTMDGNIHSNGSDSALRVERAFFTYFGDMGDVPYHFSLGRRPALGGAPAEFSTSSMVGGSPMAHGINWQFDGASLGFGLADITGIPGANFKLCWGVGFESGVGSGNSYSMSYNSDIDDMQFGGWIANLYQDENTTITNMYAHAANVTDGFSGLVVTPFTLNGQDLNGDGQYDQFQMNANDGAYISRTEPTANIGSIDIVTLLAQSKFAQVDFFVDLAMSHARPSGLSANPTMQLLGTDALLNSNGEQNDRTGYSIWAGVKTELPWQASIGFEYNWGSEYWIGFTGGEDNPAGSKLATRGSVYEVFYNHPMVENKLTLSIGAQYYDYDYSGSGNPMGAPVKIGELSALDAFLPVTESMWNYYMNLVYRW; encoded by the coding sequence ATGATAAAGCGTTACACCATGATCGGTCTTGCTGGCGCAGTGCTTTCAGCGCAGGTGTTCACAGGGACAGCATTTGCTGGACAAACAGCATTGTCACAGGAAGAACTTATAAATGAAATCAACATGTTGAAAAACATTGTTCTGGATCTCAACGAACGTCTTGCCGGAGCAGAAGAGATGCTCCAGATGTCTCTTGAGATGAAAGAACAGCAGGATGCTCAAGTTGCGGATGTTGTAGAGGTTGTTGATGAACTTGACGAACGACTTGGTGACGCCGAAAAACATACCGCACTGGACAGAGTTACCATGGGTGTAGAACTTCAGACCCAGCTCAACTCCATTCATATGGACGTAGCAACCATGCCTGCAGCCAGTCAAATAATGATTGGTCAGATGGCTGTTGCAGGGTCACAGTTCTCCTCAGCTGAAATGGCCCAGATCCAGCAGATGATGAAACAGCAGGGGACTGAAAAACAATCTATTGATAATGATGCTCTTTTCACCAGTCGCATCCGTCTGGATCTTAAAGCAAAACCAGCCAACTCCCTTTCCTTTGTCGGACGTCTCTCAGCAGCCAAAGTTTTCGGCGATTCTACGGGAGTCAAATGGTACAATGGTGGCCCCAATGCAGTCACAATGGATGGCAACATCCACAGTAATGGTAGTGACTCAGCCCTCCGTGTAGAGCGTGCCTTCTTTACCTATTTTGGCGATATGGGTGACGTTCCCTATCACTTCTCCCTAGGCAGGCGTCCCGCACTCGGTGGTGCCCCTGCTGAATTTTCAACATCCAGTATGGTTGGTGGCTCCCCCATGGCCCATGGTATCAACTGGCAGTTTGATGGTGCCTCCCTTGGTTTCGGCCTTGCCGACATAACAGGAATTCCTGGAGCGAACTTCAAACTATGCTGGGGGGTTGGCTTTGAGTCCGGAGTCGGTTCAGGAAACTCCTACTCCATGTCCTACAATTCTGACATCGATGACATGCAGTTTGGAGGATGGATTGCCAATCTGTACCAAGATGAAAACACTACAATAACAAACATGTATGCCCATGCGGCAAACGTAACCGATGGATTCTCCGGTCTCGTTGTTACCCCCTTCACTTTGAATGGCCAGGATCTTAATGGTGACGGACAATACGACCAATTTCAAATGAACGCCAATGATGGCGCCTATATCAGCCGTACAGAACCTACTGCTAATATCGGCTCCATTGACATCGTCACCCTGCTTGCACAATCAAAATTTGCCCAGGTTGATTTTTTTGTTGATTTGGCCATGAGCCATGCCAGACCTTCAGGACTTTCAGCAAACCCAACCATGCAACTCCTTGGTACTGACGCTCTACTTAACTCCAACGGAGAACAAAATGACCGTACTGGTTACTCTATCTGGGCCGGTGTCAAAACTGAGCTTCCATGGCAGGCAAGCATTGGATTTGAGTACAACTGGGGTTCAGAATACTGGATCGGCTTCACAGGCGGTGAAGACAATCCTGCCGGCTCCAAACTAGCTACCCGTGGATCCGTTTATGAGGTCTTCTATAACCATCCAATGGTAGAGAACAAGCTCACTCTTTCCATCGGAGCCCAGTACTATGACTACGACTACTCAGGAAGTGGTAATCCCATGGGCGCACCTGTTAAAATTGGAGAGCTGAGTGCACTTGATGCCTTTCTCCCTGTTACTGAAAGTATGTGGAACTATTACATGAACCTTGTGTATCGCTGGTAA
- a CDS encoding rhodanese-like domain-containing protein — translation MLSAKKAVFFIIPLLGLSFAPANIVKGAELSQCALCHTDPELIDELTEEAIMYGEGDPEISSRQIGNGYGVKQAPFDLYEKILVSESFLSSTHGQIPCQLCHLGNPDSNDPATAHAGMLRDPSLSSTETCGQCHEDIVSKAINSLHMNATPLYASLEKRCSREQMDSMKESTLQKQCLSCHQGSCGSCHVSRPAVSGGGLRQGHIFKKKPDFVDQCLPCHTSPTGNDFIGKNGKGDVHYRKHQMTCSGCHSGPELHASAGKATNRYHFDQRPQCIDCHTDISTGPIPEHVTHKNVSCYVCHAAPYQNCTSCHIGLDENGVSYSQSSPPKQNFKIGLNPDKKGARYVLMREVGIHRDTFKNDIGKMKRFSALPTYKMATPHTIQRRTWQTADCNHCHGNKDLFLTQDTVPFDAIVANNHVLLKSTDIPEKVQTKRSFILSPTHPDPAMRVSADWLKKHYKDKNLVILDTRTKAQYEKGHIPGAYHLCFCLFRTGAEATPPYMMLSPQELAKTLGGPRLGLSPDTRVVLYDDGHSGRGIVFLALQMIGHQKISFLDGNISSWEQSGFTLAKGKAPQAKVNDYPVKATNPLVDNHGIIELMGSGQAIVVDVRNAAQHNGHMKRSDITKKGGSIPESLSFPLQTVVDGEGMIHSDERLSWLLSTAGINQSREKKIIVTCNTNMLAAEFYMILTYLGYDNVRIHDGSWAEWSAEFQ, via the coding sequence ATGCTCTCTGCCAAAAAAGCTGTTTTCTTTATCATTCCCTTGCTCGGCCTTTCCTTCGCACCTGCAAACATCGTCAAGGGAGCAGAGCTCAGTCAATGCGCTCTTTGTCATACAGATCCTGAGTTAATAGACGAATTAACAGAAGAAGCCATCATGTATGGCGAGGGAGATCCTGAAATTTCCTCCAGACAGATAGGTAATGGATATGGTGTAAAACAGGCACCATTTGATCTTTATGAAAAAATCCTAGTAAGCGAGTCTTTTCTCTCCTCCACTCATGGACAAATCCCCTGTCAACTCTGCCACCTCGGAAATCCTGACAGCAATGATCCGGCAACCGCCCACGCCGGAATGCTGAGAGATCCAAGTCTCAGCAGTACGGAAACATGTGGCCAGTGTCATGAAGACATCGTCTCAAAGGCTATCAACTCACTACACATGAACGCCACCCCACTGTACGCATCTCTTGAAAAAAGATGCAGCAGGGAACAAATGGATAGTATGAAGGAATCCACTCTTCAAAAGCAGTGCCTTAGTTGCCACCAGGGAAGCTGTGGATCATGTCATGTCAGTAGGCCTGCCGTTTCTGGAGGTGGCCTGCGACAGGGGCATATTTTCAAGAAAAAACCTGACTTTGTTGACCAGTGCCTTCCCTGCCATACCTCCCCTACCGGTAATGATTTCATTGGCAAAAACGGGAAAGGCGATGTGCACTATCGCAAACACCAAATGACCTGCTCCGGTTGCCATTCCGGGCCTGAATTACATGCCTCCGCCGGGAAAGCAACAAACAGATATCATTTTGACCAGCGTCCCCAGTGTATCGACTGCCACACAGACATCTCCACTGGCCCGATTCCCGAGCATGTCACTCATAAGAATGTTTCATGCTATGTATGCCATGCAGCACCTTATCAAAATTGCACATCCTGTCACATCGGCTTAGATGAGAACGGTGTTTCCTATTCACAATCCTCTCCCCCAAAGCAGAATTTCAAGATTGGACTGAATCCAGACAAAAAAGGTGCGCGTTATGTTCTCATGCGCGAAGTAGGCATTCATCGAGACACCTTTAAAAATGATATTGGAAAGATGAAGCGATTCTCAGCCCTTCCCACTTACAAAATGGCAACACCCCACACAATCCAGCGGCGGACTTGGCAGACTGCAGATTGTAATCACTGCCATGGAAACAAAGACCTTTTCCTGACGCAGGATACTGTGCCCTTTGACGCCATTGTAGCCAACAACCATGTCCTGCTAAAGTCCACCGATATCCCAGAAAAAGTTCAGACAAAACGTTCGTTTATCCTTTCCCCAACCCATCCCGACCCAGCCATGCGGGTTTCCGCGGACTGGTTAAAAAAACATTATAAGGATAAAAATCTTGTCATTCTAGATACCCGGACCAAAGCACAATACGAAAAAGGACACATTCCAGGAGCCTATCACCTCTGTTTCTGTCTCTTTAGAACAGGAGCCGAAGCTACTCCACCATACATGATGCTATCTCCTCAAGAGCTCGCCAAAACTTTAGGCGGTCCGCGTCTTGGACTTTCCCCAGATACCCGCGTGGTTCTCTACGATGATGGGCACAGTGGTCGTGGTATAGTTTTTCTGGCATTACAGATGATTGGCCATCAGAAAATCTCCTTTCTCGATGGCAATATCTCTTCATGGGAACAGAGTGGTTTCACCCTTGCTAAGGGAAAAGCACCTCAGGCAAAGGTGAACGATTATCCTGTTAAGGCTACAAACCCTCTTGTGGACAACCATGGTATTATCGAACTCATGGGTTCCGGACAGGCTATAGTGGTTGATGTCCGCAATGCTGCCCAGCACAATGGTCATATGAAACGATCTGATATCACGAAGAAAGGAGGTTCCATCCCGGAATCTCTGAGCTTTCCATTACAGACTGTCGTTGACGGTGAAGGAATGATTCATTCTGATGAGCGTTTATCCTGGTTGCTCTCCACAGCCGGCATAAACCAGTCTCGAGAAAAAAAGATCATTGTAACCTGCAATACGAATATGCTGGCTGCAGAGTTCTATATGATACTGACCTACCTCGGATACGACAACGTCAGAATCCACGATGGCTCATGGGCTGAATGGTCTGCAGAATTTCAATAA
- a CDS encoding c-type cytochrome, which translates to MKMFASAMVAGLLFVAVQDSQAAFDSMGGNALWGKYAIQTCRSCHKEKGLTSLQPQERSAEAWEVFFANDYKKLREMDHDFSAVGINDRQLENIHRYLVDTAVKNNSGSAAVAAMPQRTTTQSSSAMKKAASKTSATNQEKFDMDAGNAGKGRYIFRKCLACHKKNNAPILSPADRTKKAWDRFFTNDFKKLKKAMPEFDSYNYSIAQLEHLHQFFRQYALDAEKPKTCE; encoded by the coding sequence ATGAAAATGTTTGCGTCAGCCATGGTTGCTGGCTTGTTGTTTGTTGCAGTACAGGATTCTCAGGCTGCCTTTGATTCTATGGGCGGGAATGCCCTTTGGGGGAAGTATGCTATTCAGACCTGTCGCTCATGTCATAAGGAAAAAGGACTGACATCTTTACAGCCTCAGGAACGGAGTGCTGAGGCGTGGGAAGTCTTTTTTGCTAACGATTACAAGAAATTAAGGGAGATGGATCATGATTTCTCTGCTGTTGGAATTAATGATAGACAGCTGGAGAATATTCATCGTTATCTTGTTGATACTGCAGTGAAAAATAATTCAGGAAGTGCTGCTGTCGCTGCCATGCCCCAGAGAACAACAACACAGTCCTCCTCGGCGATGAAGAAAGCTGCCAGTAAGACCAGTGCCACGAACCAGGAAAAGTTCGATATGGATGCGGGTAATGCCGGTAAGGGACGTTATATCTTCCGAAAATGCCTGGCCTGTCACAAGAAAAATAATGCCCCTATACTGTCTCCTGCTGATCGCACCAAGAAGGCATGGGATCGTTTCTTTACCAATGACTTTAAGAAGTTAAAAAAGGCTATGCCAGAATTTGATAGCTATAATTACTCCATCGCACAGCTGGAGCATCTCCATCAGTTTTTTCGGCAGTACGCACTTGATGCTGAAAAGCCCAAGACTTGTGAATAG